The genomic interval tttattgtccaactctcacatctgtacatgactactggaagaaatcatagctttgattagatggaccttcgtaggcaaagtgatatctctgctttttaatacactgtctaggtttgtgatggcttttcttccaagggacaagtgtcttttaatttaacggctgcagtcaccatctgcagtgattttaaaacccccaaaaataaagactgtcactgtttccattgtttccccatctgtttgccatgaagtgatgggatcaaaagccatgatcttcgttttttgaatgttgaattttaagtcaactttttcactctcctctttcactttcgtcaagaggctctttagttctccttcactttctgccataaagggtaATGTCAGATaaccacatatctgaggttattgatatttctcccagcaatcttgattccagcttgtgcttcatccaatctggcatttctcatcatgtactctgcatataagttaaataagcagggtgacgatatatagctctgatgtactcctttcccaattttgaaccagtccattgttccatgtctatttctaactgttgcttcttgacctgcatacaggtttcacaggaagcaggtaaggtggtctggtattcccatctctaagaattttccacagtttgttgcgattctacaccgtcaaaggctttagcatagtcagtgaagtagaagtagatgtttttatggaattctctagcttttcctattatacagtggatgttggcaatttgatttctggttcttctgccttttctaaatctagcttgaacatatggaagttcttggttcacatactgttgaagtccagcttgaaagattttgagcattactttgctagcatgtgaaatgtgtgcaattgtgtggtagtttgaacttaAAGCCAGCAGTGATACACATCATAAATAATTGTACTCTATGATAACTCCAGTAGACAATTTTTTCCATCCTGAACATTGGGGTCAAAAATATGGTTTGAAACAAAACAGTAACTTTCCATTGTGCGTGCTCAGTagcgtccgactctctgcaaccccacagactgtagcctgccaggctcctctgtctctgtaccagcaagaatactggggtgatctgccatttcctactccagggaatctccccgacccagggattgaacctgtgtctcctgcactggcaggcagattctttaccactgacccatccGGGAATCCCAGCTTTCCATTAgaattctttaaatttcttaCCTAGTTCAGCAATATGATCTGAAAGTTATTAAATGTTGTCCATATTATTTAACTTAACCAAATAATCCTAGTTAgagcttccctgacagctcagcgggtaaagaatatTCATGCAGTGCAaaagacgcaggagatgtggattctatccctgggtcaggaagatcccctggaagaggaaatggcgacccatggACATTCTTGggttcttgtctgaaaaatccaatggacagaggagcctagtgggctacagtctatggggttgcaaagaattgaacatgactgagcaactaagcatgacaAATCCTAGTTACTTCACTATTTCTTCTGAGTGTCTAGGAGACTTTTAGAATACTCAAAGTTAGCTAGAGAAAGAAGCTTGAAGTCTGTTATTCAAAGGAACTCGATATTCTAGGAAAATTTTGGGGAGAACAAAAACCAAATTCTAGTCTTATAGTAGCTTACTATTAATAACAAAGATTCATTTAAATCCAATCTAATCTTAAATCACTCCTGACAGCATACAAAAGTCTTTTCTCCAAGTACCCCCTCCACTTTTTTCTGCAAATCTTTCATCACTTTTTGTTTCCATGATTCATCCCTTATTTTTCCTCCATCTGGAAACAACTAGCTCTAGGACAAAgctattataattttttctttaacaaaaatatCTGCATTCTTTATGCTTTTTCTCATTGACAACAGATACCCTACTTGCTTTACAAACTGAAATGCTTCATTTTTAGTAGCTTTCATtacatatttcagtttttaacctATAAAAACCTTAACAAAGCCAAGAAACAAGTAATTGAACTGTTACACCAGCATTTACTGATTGGCAAACTTAAGAACATTTTCCATAACCTCTAACAACTTACATTTTTCTCATAACCTAATTTCTCTTTAATATGGTACAAGATGCATGTTTAATAAACCCAACATCTTTTGAAGTTCTGCTAATTAACCCAAGGCTGAAGTCTCAGGCAAAGTGGGCTTTGTTTGTATTTCAAGGACATGATGAGAGTTAACTTCAAGTTTTCTCCCAGAAGTATTTTTGTTCTCTCagaattttgtcagaattctgaaaacagtattttatcaAGCTAGCTTACTCTACATATGCAAAAAGAACaagaataatttcaaaattcttttggaatttcaaaagaGTTTCATCTCAACCAATTTTCTCCAGAGGCTAAAGAATACTATTGTCgtatgttgtttaaaaaaattatctttgagactctcagttcagttcagtctctctgtctgactctcagtctcactctttgcgaccccatggactgcagcactccaggctttcctgtccatcaccaactcccagagtttgctcaaactcatgtccattgagtggatgatgccatccaaccatctcatcctctgtcgtccccttctcctccagccttcagtctttcccagtatcagggtcttttccaaggagtcagttcttcgcatcaggtggccaaagtattggagtttcagcttcagtgtcagtccttccaatgaatattcaggactgatttcctttaggatgatgggtttgatctcgtagcagtccaagggactctcaagagtcttctccaacaccacagttcaaaagtatcaattcttcggcactcagctttcttcatagtccaactctcacatccatacatgaccactggaaaaaccatagccttgactagacggacctttgttggcaaggtaatatctctgcttttcaatatgctatctaggttggtcataactttccttccaaggagtaagcatcttttaatttcatggctgcagtcaccatctgcagtgattttggagcccaagaaaataaagtctgccactgtttccattgtttccccatctatttgccatgaagtgatgggaccagatgccatgatcttcataaaattttctgaatgttgagttttaagccaactttttcattctctttcactttcatcaagaggctctttagttcttcactttctgccataagggtgatgtcatctgtgtgtctgaggttattaatatttctcccggcaatcttgattccagcttgtgcttcatgcagcctggcacttctcatgatgtactccgcatataaattaaataaacagggcgacaatatatagccttgacatactccttttccaaatcggaaccagtctgttgttccatgtccggttctaactattgcttcttgacctgcatacaggtttcctaggaggcaggtaaggtggtctggtattcctgtttcTTGAACAATTCTGAGActttactggtggtccagtggttgagactcggtgcttccactccagggggcacaggtttgattcctcattggggaactgggatcctaTATgccatggtgtggccaaaaaatttatctttttcctaaaaatacaaattaaaatgaacaaaaaaactttatatttttcttttagtaacCTCATTGCTAAAACTTTTCTGTTCACACACATGGAATATGCACTCACACACCAGAAGACAGAACTGTCACAAATCTTCCAAGAGGATGACATGGAGTCCCAAATAAATACTTTGCCAGCACAAATTGTCCTCAGCCTCAGACACATGTCAGAACCAATTGGCAAAATGTCCAAATAGCAGTTGGAGCTGAAAAGAGAAGTTTGCCTGGGTGCACACTGGTGGACTTCTCAGTCTTGGAGCCCGTCAGTGGGTCTAGATGCCCGTTCCACCCAGGAGAAACATACACTGGCAGCCAGCGCTGAGCAGGGGAGAAATAGGGCAGATCCCTGAAACACATGGTTTCGGCAGCTGCTAGGAATGTCCCTCCAGACGCACCTTCTGGGGCCAGCTGGCCACAAGCAGCGGGTTCCTCACAGCCACCCCAGTGTGTGGTCATGGGAGAACCCCAGGGAGCTAGATACTGTGAGAGTGCAGCGGCCCTACGTTGGGGGCCAAAAACTGTTATCAAATGTAGGGGTCTGGCTGCTTGCTGCTCTAAAGACAGTAAAGAGGCAaggctggtggaaaggaaagttttctgtatttctgagCCGGCAAACTGGCAGGGAGGGCAGACTTCTatccaaaggctgactcctcACCCCCGACAATCAGTGGGGAAGAGCTTTTATAGGTGCAAGGAGGGGGCTACTTGCAGAAAGaacacagtcagctctgacagtcatcttgaagttGGTCATGTGGTGGTCTgatcagtgtcatcttgattgttttaagtacagctAATTTTCAgttccctggtgggctgccatctatggggtcgcacagagtcggatacgactgaagcgacttagcagcagcagcagtaatcttcagttccagggtcaggtTATTCCCTTTTCTTTGAGTCCAACTCTTGGAATTGCGCAGCTTAGGTCGTggcttagagaaggaaatggcgacccactccagtattcttgactagagaatcccgtggacagaggagcctggtgggctgccgtccatagggtcacacagagtcggacgcaactgaagcaatttagcatgcatgcatgcattggagaaagaaattgcaacccactccagtattcttgcctggagaatcccagggacagaagagcttggtgggctgccgtctatggagtcatacagagttggacacgattgaagcgacttagcagcagcagcaggtcatggCTACAGTAAGTgtctgtaagacagctcacaggatatggctcagagtGTTAtatatagcccttgaggaggagctATATGACTTTGACTTTGCTTAAAGACTAAATGATTATTAGTTAGTCTTGTTGGACTTGTTTAGTCTTGTAgacttttagttttgtttctgcattttctcgtTTCTCTGATTAAACTGATTTGTTGACTGAAGTTTTTCCATAGACAGAAGGCAGGCTGGGGACATGGGGGTCAAGGATCagagggtcctgctccatttcagggTCAGGCCCATCCTGGACTCACTGCCCCTTTGAAGACCAGGCCCCTGGCTCTCTGTGTCCTGTCTCCTGACTACTGAGCCATGCTTGTTAGAGGTAGCAGTATGGACTGGGTAGGGGTGGGAGTAGGGCAGCGCCTGGCCCGGCCCGGGGGCAATACACGGCCTAGATTGGAGAGCCGTGATGCCTGCCGACAGATCCAGGGCACACAGAGCCACCCCAGTGTTTGCACAGATTGCAGTGGCCTGACCTGTGGGCCCAAAGCCACATGTCTAGGACTCTTAGGAGACATGTAAGTGGCTAATGGAGGCTTTGAGACTGGGCACCAGGGCAGCCAGAAGGGCATTTCCAAGAGCCCCGCAGCTCAGAGAACTGAGGAGGTGCTGAGCTTGGGCCCAAGGAGGGAGGTGGCCTGCTACCAGGCTTCGTGATGGGCTTGGGTCCAAGTGCTGGGTAGGGGTTCAGAGAGATTCTAGGAGCTGAGACCAGGGGTTCTGCATTGATTGGGGATGGCGAggcagggcggggagggggagctgAGGTGGGTCTGTTGAGCCCAGTGCAAGGATTCAGCTGTGCCAGGTGGGCAATGCCAAGGGGACAGACTGAGAAGCCTTCTGGGGTTCATTTGAGCCCCAGGGGGCCCTAACAGGGTGTCCAgtcctggggagggggtgcaggaCGTGCACAAAAATAGATGTGGTTTCTGGCTTTGAGGGGCTGTGTGTGTCTATGAAGCAAACCGCAGATTTATGTCAAGCAAATATGCAATTATGTGGCCCGAGGTTTTATCTGTAAGAGTCCAGGAGCACAAAACCCTTGGGGACAGCATGGTTCTGGTGAGGAGGTGGTCTTCTGAGAGGAGGTGCCCACACTGGAGCTGGAGGACGGActtgggggaaggggagaaggagaaggatatGGCACGAGGGGCTCGTGGGGGACCAGCTGGGAGGTGGGAATGAGGGGTGCCACCTGGTGGATATTGGGGTTACCGTAGGGACGAGGAGCCAGTCTGTAGACAGGAAGCTCCCAGCCAACTCAAGGTTCATGCCTGTGGAGTCCCCGTAGCCCGCTGGGGCCCTGGGCCCGGTGTGGGGCACCTGGGATGCTTCCCTTGTCTCCAGGGGACTCTCTCCTGCCCTCCTAGCGCGTGAGCAGCCCGCATGCTGAACGCCACCACCCACCTGTCCACCGCACCACCCCGCACTATGTCTGGCTCTTACGACGAGGCCTCGCTAGCTCCGGAGGAGACCACCGACAGCTTCTGGGAGGTGAGTCTTAGGTGCTCCATGGGTCCCGGGTACCCGACAGCCTAGCTGCGTGGAGACCCAGGCTTCCAGCCACCCACAACCTCAGCCCTTGACCCTCAAGCCCTTGGGGCCCCTCGGGAGCCCTCCATGTTCAGCAGACAGTGGTTGCCATGAAGTGGTCCCTACAGACCACCGCTGCCCCTGCAGAGACCCTGTAGAATTCAGTGTGGAGCAGGGCCCTCCTGACCCTGCCCTGGGGGCCCTGGATCAGACTCCTAGTAGTTCACAAGGACAACTGAGCGCTTTACAGCTTCCTGGGGTTTCACAgctgcacccccgcccccacccgcaCACCCCCTGTGCcgtgggcagggggcagggcacTGCTGCCAACATGTTGTGAGCTCTGGGGACCCCACAGCCAAGAGGGGAGACGAGCCAGCATTACTGGAGCCTCCCAAAGTATTTGAGACCCAGAAAGACATTTTCCATTGGCTTCCAAAACCCAAAGCGTCACAAACTGCCAAAACCAAAGCGCCACAAACTGCCAAACCTAAATTAATAAGTGTTTAATGAGATGTCTACAAAACATAATATTATGTCAAGAAGCTGCAGCTCAACTCAACGCTTATATGActctatataaatataatagattttgCGTGGCAAGAACAGAATGAATAATTCATCTGAGTCCAAGTCCAAATTATAAATATTCTTCCGCACTTGGTGACAGCGAGGAAATTCTATTTAAAGCGGGACGAAGGAGAGAGTCCAGACGGTGGGGAGTGAGGGCTCGGACCCCAGGGCGTTAGAGCAGGGCGGcccgggaggcctggcgggcgCCCCCCACCTACCCCTGCGCAGGACGCGGCGCCACGGTTGGCGGCCGGGCCGGGGGCGCTGGGGGCCCCGCGGGAGTCGTGCTCGCTACTCCGCCACCAGGTGGGGAACTACAAGCGGACGGTGAAGCGCATTGATGACGGGCACCGGCTGTGCAACGACCTGATGAGCTGCGTGCAGGAGCGCGCCAAGATCGAGAAGGCCTACGCGCAGCAGCTCACCGACTGGGCCAAGCGCTGGCGCCAGCTCCTCGAGAAAGGTGCCGCCTCTCCCCTCCGTGCCCGGCCCGGGCGCACACCCAGGCGCTAACCGGCCCTCCACTGCCCAGTCCCGGGAGCACCCCGTCCCTGGATGCTCCTGCAACCTCTCATCACTGGGCCTTTGCCAGCGCCCGCCCCTCACACGCACTCTTCGCCTCGCAAActacccaggcctccctgtcgctGATCAACTCCGCTTTCTGCAATTTTGGATTgaatttagaggggaaaaaagactttttttggttgtgccatggggcttgcaggatctcagttccttgatcagggattgaaccccaggtccagggggcagtgaaagcctggaatcctaaccacgaGGTCACCAGGGAACTtataaaaccttttattttgaaataatttaagctTAGAGAAAAATTTCTAGAATAGTACAGAGAATTACCTACCTTTCACCCAGACTCACCAGCTCATATTTTATCGGGTTTGTTTTCTCACGCCCTCTCTATTTATAGGCATGTCTTTTCTGAGCCATTTAAGTTGGAGACACACCCCTTCACCCTAAATCCTTCACCTTATTGCTGAAGAATAAGAACATTTGTTTATGTAATCGCTGAAGAAGAAGGACATTTGTTTATGTAATCATAGTTCAGCTATCAAATTCAGGGCGTTTAATGTGACCCATATGCAAATTTTATGAAGCTATTGTTTGCCCTGGTGCAGATCCTGAGGGTTGTCTGGTTCCAGTGGCTTCCTGTTACGTCACCAGTTGGTTCTTCACTTTTACATTTACATCAACATTCCTGGAGCACCAGGAGCTGGCCTGTGAGAACTCATGGGGTCCAGGCTGTCCCCCATGGGGCTCACAAGCTAATGGAGGCGACAGGGAGCAGGCCCAGAGGCAGATGCTACATATAAGAAGAATTATGAGGGCTGCTGGCAGAGCTCTGTGAGGATAGAGtgttcagagaaggcttcctggaggcggTGGCTATTCTTGGGCTGTTCTGGAGGATGGATAAAGCTATAGGGAGAGCAGAGGAGGGCGTTTCTGCTGCCATGGGAAGTATGGGGAAAGCCTCAGAGAAAGGAGGCGTGAAGGAGGCCTCTGGGCAGGGGGTGACAAGGACCTGGTGACCCCCCGGCCTTTTCCTCAGGCCCACAGTATGGCAGCTTGGAGCGGGCCTGGGGCGCCATAATGACGGAGGCCGACAAGGTGAGCGAGCTGCACCAGGAGATGAAGAACAGCCTGCTGAACGAGGACCTGGAGAAGGTCAAGAACTGGCAGAAGGACGCCTACCACAAGCAGATCATGGGCGGCTTCAAGGAGACCAAGGAGGCTGAGGACGGCTTCCGCAAGGCCCAGAagccctgggccaagaagatgaaggaggtgcctggtgggcggGCGGCTGCCACGGAAGGGGCGAGGCCAGGCGGCAGGGCTCAGGGGGGCAGACTGAGCCAAGAAAAGGCGTCTACAGACGCTGTAGGCAGTGCGCTGCCCCCTGGGATTGTGCCCACAGGGAGCAGCACTGCCTGCCAGGAGGAAGCATCCGCAGATAGGGCCGGCCCTGCAGGGCCTAACAGGAGGGTGTCTGTGGGGGCCGGCAGTACTCAGGTGGGTGGGCACTGCCCCCGAATGTCTGGAGCCGGGGCCTGCACCGCTTCTTCCTTTTGAGAATGTATGCTTGCAGCTCCCAGCGGAACGGACAGGAGGGACGGGTGGACAGTGATCTCGGCTCCTACATACGAGTAGGCGCCCTGCCCCCtcgcctccctccccacagctaGAGGCAGCCAAGAAGGCCTACCATCTGGCTTGCAAAGAGGAGAAGCTGGCCGTGACCCGGGAGATGAACAGCAAGACGGAGCAGTCGGTCACACCCGAGCAGCAGAAGAAGCTGCAGGACAAAGTGGACAAGTGCAAGCAGGACGTGCAGAAGGTTCCGGCTGGGCTGGGGTCTGGGGCCCCTTGGAGTGGGTGGCAGCTGGGAGCTGCAGGCCTGGGTCTTACTCCCCTTTGCCCTGGTGCCCATAGACGCAGGAGAAGTATGAGAAGGTGCTGGACGACGTGGGCAAGACCACGCCCCAGTACATGGAGGGCATGGAGCAGGTGTTTGAGCAGTGCCAGCAGTTTGAGGAAAAGCGGCTGGTCTTCCTCAAGGAGGTGCTGCTGGACATCAAACGTCATCTCAACCTGGCTGAGAGCAGCAGGTAGCTGGGGATGGCGGcgcaggggcggggtgggggaggtgggcagCAGGGTTTCCTGGGCCCTCATTCCAGTAGCAGGAAGGGAGGGCAGGGCTGCAGGGGCCGGTGGTTGCCTGGGTGAGCGCTGAGGCAAGCCAGGCCCTCAGGAAAGGTGCTTGGATGGATGGGCAAGCGGCTAAAATGGGGATGGAGAAGGACATGCCTGGAGCTGCCCACTCAGAGATTGCACTTAGAAAGCCACCTGATTCCTGGCTTCCGGCACCCTGCTCCTCTGGACGGGCCCTCACTGAAGCTTGGGTGCATCTTGCCCTGAACCGCCCGTCCCCTCCACGCACAGCTACGTTCAAGTGTACCGGGAGCTGGAGCAGGCCATCCGGGGGGCCGATGCCCAGGACGACCTCAGATGGTTCCGCAGCACCAGTGGCCCTGGCATGCCCATGAACTGGCCCCAGTTTGAGGTGAGGATGTGTGGGGATGGGGTAGAGGGATCCCAAACTGCTGGAAGGAGCCTCTGGGGGCAGCCCCCCAGCCTGACTGCTCCCCTCCCCTGGTACCCTCCAGGAGTGGAACCCAGACCTCCCTCACACCGCTGCCAAGAAGGAGAAACAGCCCAAGAAGGCAGAGGGGGCAGCGCTGACCAATGCTGCTGGCGTGGTGGAGTCCACGTCTCAGGCTGGGGACCGTGGCAGGTAAGTGCCTCCTCTGGAGCctcctgggggcctggggagccCCCACACTGGGGCCACTGAGTTTTACCTTAGAAGATAAGAAATGGTTTAAATCAGGACAACCTTGTGCTCCTCTCAGAGACAGAGGTAGCCAGTCTGTGAGAGCTCCTACAAGATGTGAGGCACTGTGCTGTTTTCCGTAAATTATCTCGTtgaatattcccattttacagatagagaaacCGATACCCAGAGAgggtaagtgacttgcccaaggtcacacagctcgttTCGTAAGCCTCAGAGCCAAGATATGTTGTCCAAGAGGTCTGGCCCCAGAATCCTCACTCACTTATatatatagcttccctggtggctcaatggtgaggagtccacctgccagtgcaggagcctcaggttcaatctctgggttgggaagatcccagtccagtattcttgcctgggaaatcccctggacagaggaagctgacgggctatagtacatggtgtcacaaaagagctgggcatgacttagtgactaaaaatgAGCTTggctcatctctttttttttcttccagttttaatgcgatatgattgacatacagcactaagtttaaggtgtacaaaatAATGATGTGACTTACAGACATCATGACTTATAGACAGGAATGATTATCACCATAAATTGAGTAAAACATCCATCATCTCCTATAAATTCAAGGTTATTAAGGAATTAGGAAAGAGTTGTTTTCCTGGCGGTGAGAGCTCAGGATTTACTGTCTTAACGTTCATAGATAACACGCAGCAGTGTTGATTTATCGTGTTGCACATTAATTAACATGATGCTCCTCCTACTGGAATGCTCACTCTTAGTCACTGGGTTGTACTGCCCCTCTCAGATGGGGGGTCAGATGTTCTCTGGGGTCTCCTTCAGCACCCACTCACTCCAGGGCTGAGTGATGCTAATAGTCCTGCTTCCCGTGTGTTTAAAGAGCCGTCAGTGAGGGCTCCCTCTTACAAGGCCTGCTCCGGCTTCTGTGGGATTTGGGGTCAGCACCCTGGTTGGGAGGGGGCAGCCCTAGGGACCAGGTGAGGGGCCGCTCAGGCCAGGTCCTGTCCCTGCGCCTCAGTGTTAGCAGCTACGACAGGGGCCAGACTTACGCCACCGAGTGGTCGGACGATGAGAGCGGGAACCCGTTTGGGGGCAGTGAGGCCAACGGAGGCTCCAACCCCTTTGACGAGGACGCCAAGGGAGTGCGCGTGCGGGCGCTCTACGACTACGACGGCCAAGAGCAGGACGAGCTCAGCTTCAAGGCCGGTGAGGGGGCGGGCCCGGTGGGCGAGACCAGGGATGTGACCCGTGCCCCGGGGGGCAAGATCTGGGGGTGACCCGTGCCCTGAGGGCAAGACCTGGGGTGACCCGTGCCCCAGGGGCAAGACCTGGGCTGGAGAGCCGGGGCGGACTCTAAGGATGGCAGCGGGGTGCCAGGGGTGGGATCTGGACCTGAGAATAGGGTGAGGGAGGGCCGGAAGGCCGACTGTGGGGGAGCCTGAAGGCAAGGGGGGCCGGGGGAGGGATCGGAGCGGGGAAATGAAGCTGGAGGTGTGgcctgggcctcccaggtggaGCTGAGACCCAGATTAGCTGGTGGCTGGGCCGCACCTGCATGTCGCGAGGTGTGGGTGGAGCTGGTCCCCGGGGCGGGCACTAATGCGGGGAGGAGGGTGTTGGGGTGGGCCCAGCCTAATCAGAGGGCTTCCGGGGAAGGTTGGGGTGGAGGTCCCACTCAGGCTCAGGTCAGTCAGCTCCTCCGTGTCCTCTCCCTCCCTAGGAGACGAGCTCACCAAGCTGGGCGAGGAGGATGAGCAGGGTTGGTGCCGCGGGCGGCTGGACAGCGGGCAGCTGGGACTCTACCCCGCCAACTAC from Bos indicus isolate NIAB-ARS_2022 breed Sahiwal x Tharparkar chromosome 23, NIAB-ARS_B.indTharparkar_mat_pri_1.0, whole genome shotgun sequence carries:
- the PACSIN1 gene encoding protein kinase C and casein kinase substrate in neurons protein 1 — encoded protein: MLNATTHLSTAPPRTMSGSYDEASLAPEETTDSFWEVGNYKRTVKRIDDGHRLCNDLMSCVQERAKIEKAYAQQLTDWAKRWRQLLEKGPQYGSLERAWGAIMTEADKVSELHQEMKNSLLNEDLEKVKNWQKDAYHKQIMGGFKETKEAEDGFRKAQKPWAKKMKELEAAKKAYHLACKEEKLAVTREMNSKTEQSVTPEQQKKLQDKVDKCKQDVQKTQEKYEKVLDDVGKTTPQYMEGMEQVFEQCQQFEEKRLVFLKEVLLDIKRHLNLAESSSYVQVYRELEQAIRGADAQDDLRWFRSTSGPGMPMNWPQFEEWNPDLPHTAAKKEKQPKKAEGAALTNAAGVVESTSQAGDRGSVSSYDRGQTYATEWSDDESGNPFGGSEANGGSNPFDEDAKGVRVRALYDYDGQEQDELSFKAGDELTKLGEEDEQGWCRGRLDSGQLGLYPANYVEVV